Within the Streptomyces sp. R41 genome, the region ACTCGCCGTGACCCGTCCGAGGCTGCTGGGGGAGCAGCCCTGGACGGGTCCGCTGCGGCGCCTGCAGTCCGGCCACATCGGCGACTACGTGGCGTGGATGCTGGCGGGCGCGACGCTGCTGGGGGCGCTGGCGCTGCCGGGGATTCTGAGCGGCTGACAGGGGTGCCCCGCGTACGCTTCTCCGGGCGTGCGGGCGGGAGCCGCCCCGCCCTGAAAGCGTGAGCCGCGGGCGTCGTTCCCCGAGGAACGCACCGACCCTGGACTCGTGTCCGGGCGCGGTCGCAGACGTCCGGAGAATGTGGGCCGCGTCTCAGAGGCTCTCCGTGGTGTCACACTTCCGGCCGCCCCGCCCTCTTGTCCGCAGAAACCGTCGGACTCAGAGGGAGAGACCCCATGAACATCGTCGTCTTCGGGGCGAACGGACCGACCGGGCGCCTGGTCGTCGAGCAGGCGAGCGTGGCAGGCCACGCGGTCGCCGCCGTCACGCGGCAGCCCGAGAGCTTTCCGGTGAGGGGGTCGCGTGTGCGGGTGGTCGGGGCGGACGTGTACGACCCTGACGCGGTCGAACGCGCGGTGGCCGGTCAGGACGCCGTGATCTCGGCGCTCGGCGTCCCCTACAGCCGTGATCCGGTCAGCGTCTACTCCACCGGCATCACGCACGTCACGCAGGCCATGACCAAGCACGGCGTACGACGTCTCGTCACCGTGACCTCCACGGTTCTCTTCGGGACACCGGCGCCGGGCGAGCGGCTGCTGTTCCGGAAGGTGCTCGAGCCGGCTGTCGTGCGGTTCATGGGCCGCACCGTGTACGAGGACATGCGGCGCATGGAGGAGATCGTCTGCTCGACCGACCTCGACTGGACGGTCGTCCGCCCGGGCGGCTTGTTCGACGCGGCGGCGGTGAGCGACTACGAGATCGGTATGTCGCGCCTGGCGGGCCGGTACACCGCACGGGCCGACCTCGCCCACGAGTTGCTGCGGCAGGCGACGGAGGGTCCGAATGTGCACGCCTATGTCGACGTGCGCACGACGCAGGGGACGCCGACCTTCTTCGACCTCATCCGGAAGGAGGCGTTCGCCGGCAAGGCGGCTAAGGCTGGTCGGTGATGGTGGCGTGCAGGGCGTACTGCGCCTCCGCGAGGTCCGCGACTTCGTCGATGAGGGGGGAGCGGCGGGCGCTGCTCCAGGCGAGGCAGACCTGATTCGGGCCGATGTCCTCGATGGGTACGTACGCGATGTCGGGACGTGTGTAGTAGGTGGTGGTCGATTGCGGCAGGACGATGACGCCCTCTCCCGCCGCGACGTGTTCAAGCTTTTCCTCGACGCTGTGGAAGTCGGGGGGCTGCTGCGCTGACTCGTCCGAGGGCCGACCGGGCAGGTCACGCCATTCGGGGACCGCGTCCGGATGCTGCAGAAGCGGTTCGTCCGCCAAGTCGTCGATGCCGACAGAGGACTTGCCGGCCAGTCGGTGACCGGAGGGCAGGACGGCCACGCGGGGCTCGCTGAACAGCGGTCGCAGGGTCAGGCCGCGCCGGTCGACAGGCAGGCGGATGATGCTCACGTCGACCCGACCGTCGTGCACGACCTGGATCTGGTCGTCCCAGGAGGTGCGGACCACGTTGACCACCAATTCGGGGTGGCGGGAGGTCAGCGCACGGACCGTGGCGGTGACGGTGATCCCGGGCATGAACCCGATGGCGAAGCGCGGTCGGCTGTCCGCCGCCTGACGCACCCGCCGACAGGTGGCCTCGGCGGCTGCCAGCAGCCCCACCGCGTCGTCGAGCAACTGCCGTCCGGCCGCGGTCAGTTCGGTGGAGCGATGATCCCGATCGAACAGCTGCACCCGCAGCTCGCCCTCCAGGGCACGGATCTGCCGGGAAAGAACGGGCTGAGCGATGTGCAGCTGCTCGGCCGCCCGCCCGAAGTGCAGCTCCTGTGCCACGGCGACGAAGTACCGAAGCTTCCTCAGATCAAGATCCACCAGATCCACCGCCTCGAACCAGGGGTCATACCCCCAGGGTATGGCAGGGCCGGAAAGAGGTCTTGGACGTGACGGCCGGCGCAGGCGCACCGTCGATGGTGTCCAAGACCTCCCCACGTAACGAAAGAGGCCCGTCATGAATCTCGCAGGTCAGCGCGTTGTGATCCTCGGAGGAACCTCAGGCATCGGCCTTGCCACGGCAGCCGCGGCTGCCCGCGAGGGCGCCGACGTCGTGGTCGTCTCCAGCAAGGACACCAGCGTCGAACGGGCGCTGAGTACTCTCCCGGCCGGGGCCAAGGGAGAAGCGGTCGACCTGACCGACGCGGGACAGATCACCGCGTTCTTCGAGCGCACGGGTGACTTCGACCACCTGGTGTTCACCGCAGGGGAACCGCTGGCCCTGATGACGCTGGACGACCTGGACATCGAAGCGGCCAGGGAGTTTTTCACCCTGCGCTACTTCGGGGCCCTGGCGGCAGTCAGCGCCGCCGCATCGCACATTCGGCCCGGTGGGTCCATCGTGCTCACCACGGGCATTGCCGCCGACCGGCCAGGAGCCGGCTGGTCCGTGGCCGCCAGTATCTGCGGCGCCGTTCGGTCCATGGTGCGAGCCATGGCCGTCGAACTCGCG harbors:
- a CDS encoding NAD(P)-dependent oxidoreductase; its protein translation is MNIVVFGANGPTGRLVVEQASVAGHAVAAVTRQPESFPVRGSRVRVVGADVYDPDAVERAVAGQDAVISALGVPYSRDPVSVYSTGITHVTQAMTKHGVRRLVTVTSTVLFGTPAPGERLLFRKVLEPAVVRFMGRTVYEDMRRMEEIVCSTDLDWTVVRPGGLFDAAAVSDYEIGMSRLAGRYTARADLAHELLRQATEGPNVHAYVDVRTTQGTPTFFDLIRKEAFAGKAAKAGR
- a CDS encoding LysR family transcriptional regulator, which translates into the protein MDLDLRKLRYFVAVAQELHFGRAAEQLHIAQPVLSRQIRALEGELRVQLFDRDHRSTELTAAGRQLLDDAVGLLAAAEATCRRVRQAADSRPRFAIGFMPGITVTATVRALTSRHPELVVNVVRTSWDDQIQVVHDGRVDVSIIRLPVDRRGLTLRPLFSEPRVAVLPSGHRLAGKSSVGIDDLADEPLLQHPDAVPEWRDLPGRPSDESAQQPPDFHSVEEKLEHVAAGEGVIVLPQSTTTYYTRPDIAYVPIEDIGPNQVCLAWSSARRSPLIDEVADLAEAQYALHATITDQP
- a CDS encoding SDR family oxidoreductase, which produces MNLAGQRVVILGGTSGIGLATAAAAAREGADVVVVSSKDTSVERALSTLPAGAKGEAVDLTDAGQITAFFERTGDFDHLVFTAGEPLALMTLDDLDIEAAREFFTLRYFGALAAVSAAASHIRPGGSIVLTTGIAADRPGAGWSVAASICGAVRSMVRAMAVELAPLRVNAVSPGVVRSPLWSQMTDQERDDMYAQMAESLPVGRVGETADIAQAYLFLLQQQFATGTIVTVDGGAVLV